A genomic segment from Pediococcus acidilactici encodes:
- a CDS encoding DEAD/DEAH box helicase — protein sequence MNLEPNFNNSILAALSNYQLPAENEYLPQLITNQRAVNLKLHLEQELQNCTGFTLAVAFITNGVLTDLKVQFADLASQNVSGRILTSTYLYFNHPHVFEELLKIPNVEVRIIDQQQNFHAKAYLFNKPGDYQTFILGSSNLTEAALVQNYEWNVKLTAHRHGQLARTINHEVDQLWQRARPLDETWISQYKEAYQQAAPRLAASQLTPPTASITPNAMQKDALASLNELRQTGAQRGLIVSATGTGKTYLGAFDVQNFNPHKFLFVVHREQILRKSLRSFRKVLGGPASDYGILSGNQHDTDCKYLFATIQTLSREAVLQSLPADTFDYVLIDEAHKAGAPTYQRVLNHFQPEFLLGMTATPERTDDFNIYELFDYHIAYEIRLQAAIESDMLSQFHYVGITDYEYQGELIDEKTPLRHLLAQERMDYVAEQIDYYGHDGEQVYGLIFCSRQAEAEEVAQIMTAKGHPATALTGNTTVSEREKIIRRFEKGELEYLVTVDIFNEGVDIPKVNQVIMLRNTESSIIFIQQLGRGLRKAPGKSFVTIIDFIGNYKNNYLIPIALTGDQSLNKNRLRQQIATSQTVGLSSINFSRIAKERIYQSINHSNLTLLATLREAYQALKNKLGRIPRLADFQKFGSVDGQVLVDKYENYHQFLIKMHDEQPLTKSADAFLRLISREFLNGMRIHELVLLQQLLKQPQYPKQALVNQLQELGTYTDPATLQSVINHLDLSYFQPRDQVKYGQIAWVTLQDGYYQLNQELSTLYQQNPYFKSLVDDVLQVGMWNSKQYDQRSKFTLNQRYTRRHVNRLLGWPKDQSSAIYGYKANQGSCPLFVIYQKRPQSPAAARHQNVFYNTQTLSWFTKTPRKLDSKEVVHLLKGNRQQTIDFPLFVKKSADEGADFYYLGLVDFDFQSLEQQTRLINGHEKPIVKANLQLRTPVDYQLYLNLIN from the coding sequence ATGAATCTCGAACCTAACTTTAATAATTCCATTTTAGCCGCGCTTAGTAATTACCAATTACCAGCTGAAAATGAGTACCTTCCCCAGCTAATTACTAACCAAAGGGCGGTTAACCTTAAGCTCCATTTAGAACAGGAGCTGCAAAATTGTACTGGTTTTACCCTGGCAGTTGCCTTCATCACGAACGGGGTCCTTACCGATTTAAAGGTGCAATTTGCTGATTTAGCAAGCCAAAATGTTTCTGGTCGGATTTTAACTTCTACCTATTTATATTTTAACCACCCCCACGTGTTCGAAGAGCTATTGAAGATTCCTAACGTAGAGGTGCGGATTATTGACCAACAACAAAACTTTCACGCAAAAGCCTACCTTTTTAATAAGCCGGGGGACTACCAGACCTTTATCCTAGGTAGTTCCAACCTAACCGAGGCAGCGTTAGTTCAAAACTACGAGTGGAACGTTAAACTCACCGCGCACCGTCATGGACAGTTAGCCCGCACAATTAATCACGAAGTGGACCAGCTTTGGCAACGAGCTCGCCCGCTTGATGAGACTTGGATCAGCCAATATAAAGAAGCCTACCAACAAGCTGCCCCCCGGTTAGCAGCGTCCCAGCTAACTCCGCCAACCGCTTCGATTACCCCCAATGCCATGCAAAAGGATGCCTTGGCTTCGTTGAATGAATTGCGGCAAACTGGGGCCCAACGCGGCCTGATCGTTTCCGCCACCGGAACCGGAAAAACTTATCTAGGGGCCTTTGATGTGCAGAACTTTAACCCCCACAAATTTTTATTCGTGGTTCATCGCGAACAAATTTTACGAAAATCTTTGCGTAGCTTTCGCAAAGTACTTGGTGGTCCGGCTAGCGACTACGGAATTCTCTCTGGTAACCAGCACGACACTGATTGTAAATACCTCTTTGCTACTATTCAGACTTTATCGCGTGAGGCAGTACTCCAATCGCTTCCTGCGGATACGTTTGACTACGTTTTAATCGACGAAGCCCATAAGGCCGGCGCCCCAACTTACCAACGGGTACTCAACCATTTCCAGCCTGAGTTTCTTTTAGGCATGACCGCCACCCCAGAACGGACGGATGACTTTAACATTTACGAGCTTTTCGATTACCATATTGCCTATGAAATTCGGCTACAAGCCGCTATCGAGTCCGACATGCTTAGCCAATTCCATTACGTGGGAATTACTGATTACGAATATCAGGGCGAACTAATTGACGAAAAGACTCCGCTACGTCATCTGCTTGCCCAAGAACGAATGGATTACGTGGCTGAACAAATTGATTACTACGGTCATGATGGTGAACAAGTTTATGGCTTGATTTTTTGTAGTCGCCAGGCTGAAGCTGAAGAAGTTGCTCAAATCATGACGGCAAAGGGCCATCCCGCCACCGCCCTCACGGGAAATACTACGGTAAGTGAACGGGAAAAAATCATTCGGCGTTTTGAAAAGGGTGAATTAGAATATTTGGTAACCGTCGACATCTTCAATGAAGGGGTCGACATCCCTAAGGTTAATCAGGTAATCATGTTGCGCAACACCGAGTCTAGCATTATCTTCATTCAACAACTTGGCCGTGGTTTGCGAAAGGCTCCCGGGAAATCTTTTGTAACAATTATTGATTTTATTGGGAACTATAAGAACAACTACCTAATCCCAATTGCGTTGACCGGCGACCAGTCGCTCAACAAAAACCGGTTACGGCAACAAATCGCCACTAGCCAAACCGTGGGCTTATCCTCTATTAACTTTAGTCGGATCGCCAAAGAACGGATCTACCAGTCGATCAACCACAGTAACCTCACCTTACTAGCAACTTTACGCGAAGCTTACCAAGCGTTGAAAAATAAGTTAGGCCGGATCCCCCGGTTGGCCGACTTCCAAAAGTTTGGCTCGGTAGACGGTCAAGTACTAGTGGATAAGTACGAAAACTACCACCAATTTTTAATTAAGATGCATGACGAACAGCCCCTTACTAAATCAGCAGACGCTTTTTTACGCTTGATTTCACGGGAATTCTTAAACGGCATGCGGATTCACGAACTGGTTTTACTCCAACAGTTGCTTAAGCAGCCCCAGTACCCTAAGCAAGCGTTGGTCAACCAACTTCAAGAATTGGGAACCTACACCGATCCAGCAACCTTACAGTCGGTGATCAACCACCTTGATTTAAGCTATTTTCAACCCCGCGACCAGGTTAAGTATGGGCAAATCGCCTGGGTCACCCTACAAGATGGTTACTACCAACTTAACCAGGAGCTTAGTACACTCTACCAACAAAACCCATACTTTAAATCCTTAGTTGACGACGTTCTTCAAGTTGGAATGTGGAATAGCAAGCAATACGATCAACGTTCCAAGTTTACCCTTAACCAGCGTTACACCCGCCGGCACGTCAACCGGCTATTGGGCTGGCCAAAGGATCAGTCTTCGGCAATTTACGGCTACAAAGCTAATCAAGGGAGTTGTCCGCTCTTTGTTATTTATCAAAAAAGGCCCCAATCCCCAGCGGCTGCTCGGCACCAAAACGTTTTTTATAACACCCAGACGTTGAGTTGGTTTACCAAAACGCCTCGCAAGTTGGATTCCAAAGAAGTAGTTCACCTCCTTAAAGGAAATCGGCAACAAACCATTGATTTTCCCCTCTTCGTGAAGAAAAGCGCGGACGAGGGTGCCGACTTCTATTACCTAGGCTTAGTGGACTTTGATTTTCAATCTCTAGAGCAACAAACCCGCTTAATTAACGGCCACGAAAAACCGATTGTTAAAGCTAATTTACAATTACGGACTCCAGTAGACTATCAACTGTATCTAAACTTGATTAATTAA
- a CDS encoding DUF4767 domain-containing protein gives MQNLNRTLGWLASVGVGTLLLTACGNSNSLSSHAHQNTATDITKQTQGRSHSSKAVVDKVWDAHKATQLDQLMDAFGQTMDQSYTACTPGHNTTYAGMHYPDDLKDQKTAFDDQQLSAGWSSTGKGRYRVNVVAVYEDPGQGTLGGHVYLFAIKDGKPVVYHTSQNQGMPDNLTHFTTTKNQTLAQDFAKIVAGQQPTLPSQAAKSKKSTSNAPHYTKFVFPHWMQGTWYTADNDGKVEKLVVTGNVLNTNGEVTPTYDGASRTAADMKVLNDGGKPDPAKTDWGAGGLSDPAPSLFDDPSKVSQVVNVRGWYQGAGDGTYFYTTTEKDHEQPFTVLTEAGGAGMWLTAHYYRSADLAKQHQSEHYDTDRDN, from the coding sequence TTGCAGAACTTAAACCGTACCTTAGGCTGGCTAGCTAGTGTTGGGGTGGGAACCCTGCTACTAACCGCTTGTGGAAATTCTAATTCACTGTCGTCGCATGCTCACCAAAACACCGCGACCGACATCACTAAACAAACTCAAGGCAGGTCTCACAGTTCCAAAGCGGTCGTCGACAAAGTATGGGACGCTCATAAAGCTACCCAACTTGATCAGCTGATGGATGCTTTTGGACAAACAATGGATCAAAGCTATACTGCTTGCACACCTGGTCATAACACTACTTATGCCGGAATGCACTATCCTGACGACCTTAAGGACCAAAAAACCGCCTTTGATGACCAACAGCTTTCTGCGGGTTGGTCGTCCACCGGAAAAGGGCGTTACCGAGTTAACGTAGTTGCGGTATACGAAGACCCGGGGCAAGGCACCTTGGGCGGTCACGTTTACCTATTTGCTATTAAAGATGGTAAACCCGTTGTGTACCATACTTCCCAAAATCAAGGTATGCCGGACAACCTTACCCATTTCACCACCACTAAAAACCAGACGCTTGCACAAGACTTCGCAAAAATTGTTGCCGGGCAACAACCCACTTTGCCAAGTCAAGCCGCAAAGTCTAAAAAATCAACCTCCAATGCGCCTCACTATACTAAGTTTGTTTTCCCACATTGGATGCAAGGGACTTGGTATACTGCGGACAATGACGGTAAGGTAGAAAAATTAGTCGTTACCGGTAACGTTCTTAATACCAACGGCGAAGTCACCCCTACTTACGACGGCGCGTCCCGGACCGCAGCCGATATGAAAGTGTTAAACGACGGTGGAAAACCCGATCCCGCAAAAACTGACTGGGGCGCTGGAGGGCTAAGTGATCCTGCGCCCTCTTTGTTTGACGACCCTAGTAAGGTTTCACAAGTTGTCAACGTCCGCGGCTGGTACCAAGGAGCTGGCGACGGTACTTACTTCTACACCACTACTGAAAAAGATCACGAACAACCTTTCACCGTGCTTACCGAAGCAGGGGGCGCCGGCATGTGGTTAACTGCCCATTATTACCGGAGCGCCGACCTTGCTAAGCAACATCAAAGTGAACATTACGATACCGATCGTGATAATTAG
- a CDS encoding helix-turn-helix domain-containing protein, with the protein MIFGTILKNARKQRNLSQIQLIRSIHDEYGIDISTSMLSRYEDELTPIPKRMSIEALFALAVYLDLDLNELAREEIKQISSKKHH; encoded by the coding sequence TTGATTTTTGGAACTATACTGAAAAATGCACGAAAGCAACGCAACTTGTCACAAATACAGTTGATTCGTAGTATTCATGATGAATACGGCATTGATATATCAACTAGTATGCTTTCTCGTTATGAAGATGAATTAACTCCAATACCGAAGCGGATGTCGATTGAAGCGCTATTTGCATTAGCGGTTTATTTAGACTTGGATTTAAATGAATTAGCACGTGAAGAAATTAAACAAATCAGCAGTAAAAAACACCATTAA
- a CDS encoding helix-turn-helix domain-containing protein: protein MIFLCDNCQDLRSVLAYLKENQIKQETVANFLGIGRTTLNRKLNGASEFKLSEVKLIHEHFNVPLEIFFKDV, encoded by the coding sequence GTGATTTTTTTGTGTGATAACTGTCAGGATCTACGTAGCGTCTTAGCTTATCTAAAAGAAAATCAGATTAAGCAAGAAACGGTCGCAAATTTTTTGGGAATTGGCCGAACAACCCTGAATCGTAAGTTAAATGGCGCAAGTGAATTTAAACTTTCCGAAGTCAAACTCATTCACGAACATTTTAACGTACCTTTAGAAATCTTTTTCAAAGATGTCTAG
- a CDS encoding Y-family DNA polymerase: protein MDYRKEPHGVFFLIDNKSFYASVEAVQRGLNPLKAVMVVMSEQANTNGGLILATSPMAKKMFHLHANVSRQRDLPHTNQLLVVPPRMNLYIQKNLQINNIFRQFVADEDLLPYSIDESILDVTHSWRLFGSTPREVARQIQQTVRNQLGLYTTIGIGDNPVQAKLALDLYAKKSPTLIGEIHYESVAQKIWPITDLTEVWGIGKRTERRLNRLGIYTMDDLAHANPFKLKEELGIIGWQLYATAWGIDRSKLQQPIQPKESSVGNSQVLPRDYRQRLEIETVIKEIGEQVAARLRHRQKQARCISLGIGFSYAASLEDGRGGFHVAQRITPTNENFALTQTLIQLFRENWQGETVRNVAVYASKLSSATGQQLELFHPATQQIKHYEIEKTVDKIRQQYGFKSLVYARSKMPGATAINRAGLVGGHNGGNAYE from the coding sequence ATGGATTATCGAAAGGAACCGCATGGCGTATTTTTTTTGATTGATAATAAATCCTTTTACGCCAGCGTAGAGGCAGTTCAACGGGGGCTCAACCCGTTAAAAGCGGTTATGGTGGTAATGTCAGAGCAGGCCAATACTAATGGTGGGCTGATACTAGCTACGTCCCCAATGGCTAAGAAAATGTTCCACTTGCACGCGAACGTTTCCCGCCAACGAGACTTACCCCATACGAATCAGCTTTTGGTGGTACCGCCCCGAATGAATTTGTACATCCAGAAGAACTTGCAAATAAATAATATTTTTCGTCAGTTTGTTGCTGATGAAGATTTATTGCCGTATTCGATTGATGAATCAATCCTAGACGTTACCCATTCGTGGCGCCTATTTGGTAGCACCCCGCGGGAAGTAGCCCGGCAAATTCAGCAGACCGTTCGTAACCAGCTGGGGTTATATACTACGATCGGAATTGGGGATAACCCGGTGCAAGCTAAGTTAGCCTTAGATCTTTACGCGAAAAAAAGTCCAACGTTGATTGGTGAAATCCACTACGAAAGCGTAGCCCAGAAAATTTGGCCGATTACCGACCTAACGGAAGTATGGGGAATCGGGAAGCGGACTGAGCGGCGGCTAAACCGGTTAGGAATTTATACGATGGATGATTTAGCTCACGCTAACCCATTTAAACTGAAGGAGGAGTTGGGGATTATCGGATGGCAACTTTACGCAACCGCGTGGGGAATTGATCGAAGTAAACTACAACAGCCAATTCAGCCTAAGGAAAGTAGCGTGGGGAATTCTCAAGTGTTACCACGTGATTATAGGCAACGGTTAGAAATTGAAACGGTCATTAAGGAAATTGGAGAACAAGTTGCAGCCCGGCTGCGCCATCGTCAAAAGCAGGCTCGGTGCATTTCCTTGGGAATTGGTTTTTCGTATGCCGCAAGTCTTGAAGATGGACGGGGTGGGTTTCACGTCGCGCAAAGAATTACGCCCACCAACGAAAATTTCGCACTCACCCAAACTTTAATTCAACTGTTTCGGGAGAATTGGCAGGGAGAAACGGTACGTAACGTTGCCGTTTACGCAAGTAAGCTATCCTCGGCGACGGGACAGCAACTGGAGCTATTTCATCCGGCCACCCAGCAGATCAAACATTACGAAATTGAAAAAACTGTGGATAAAATTCGACAGCAATACGGTTTTAAATCGCTAGTGTACGCACGAAGTAAAATGCCAGGGGCTACGGCAATTAACCGGGCCGGACTAGTAGGTGGGCATAACGGCGGAAACGCGTATGAATAA
- a CDS encoding amino acid permease → MKNKINLDLIFKNAAKSEEERTLSLFDLSILGIGAIIGTGILVLTGIVAATTAGPAVVFSFLIAALASGLIGLCYSELATAIPNSGSAYVYAWVTIGQLVGFLAGWTLLGVYMTTAATVANGWTGYVQSFLHELGVNLPHQLLVAPSMGGWMNLPAFLMILLITFVLTKGTGESKWINNALVLVKLTIILLFIVVSIPNVKAGNWSSFNPYGIKGIVTGASTVFFTFLGFDALATSAEDAKNVRHNLPRAIIISLVVTTSLYIVVSVVMTGVVAYPHLNVSEAMAYVLLSKGHDLAAQVVSAGAILGIMAVVYAFIYANSNVMKAMSRGGFLPQNWAKLNPKTQSPNMALWISGCFAALLAGFFDLRNLALIANVGSLSVFLLISLIVILLRRQYPDLPRPFKIPFGNLIPVAAMLICALLLVNISFSAWEFYLGWLVVGILLYELYSKNHIIERTDT, encoded by the coding sequence ATGAAAAATAAGATTAATTTAGACCTTATTTTCAAAAACGCTGCCAAAAGCGAAGAGGAACGAACCTTAAGTTTGTTTGATTTATCAATTTTGGGGATTGGCGCGATTATTGGAACCGGAATTTTGGTTTTAACTGGAATTGTGGCGGCCACCACTGCGGGCCCAGCGGTAGTTTTTTCCTTTTTGATTGCTGCATTGGCGAGTGGATTAATCGGGTTATGCTACTCTGAATTGGCAACGGCAATTCCTAATTCTGGAAGCGCTTACGTATATGCCTGGGTTACCATTGGACAGTTAGTTGGTTTTTTAGCGGGCTGGACTCTATTAGGCGTGTACATGACTACGGCAGCGACGGTTGCTAACGGTTGGACCGGGTACGTACAATCGTTTTTACACGAACTAGGCGTTAACTTACCTCACCAACTGTTGGTAGCACCGTCCATGGGCGGTTGGATGAACTTGCCAGCCTTCCTGATGATCCTCTTAATTACCTTCGTGTTGACGAAGGGGACGGGAGAAAGTAAGTGGATCAATAATGCGTTGGTTTTAGTGAAGCTGACGATCATTTTACTGTTTATCGTTGTAAGTATCCCCAATGTCAAAGCGGGTAATTGGAGTTCCTTTAACCCGTATGGAATTAAGGGAATCGTCACGGGGGCTTCGACCGTATTCTTCACTTTCCTTGGATTTGACGCGCTAGCTACCTCGGCTGAAGACGCTAAAAATGTGCGTCATAACCTTCCGCGCGCGATTATCATCTCGTTGGTGGTAACCACCTCGCTTTACATTGTGGTGAGCGTTGTAATGACCGGAGTGGTGGCTTACCCACACCTAAACGTCTCGGAAGCAATGGCGTACGTTTTATTAAGCAAAGGCCATGATTTAGCGGCGCAAGTGGTCTCCGCAGGGGCAATTTTAGGAATTATGGCGGTAGTCTATGCGTTTATTTACGCTAACTCCAACGTTATGAAGGCGATGAGCCGGGGAGGATTTCTCCCCCAAAACTGGGCAAAGTTAAATCCTAAGACACAAAGTCCTAACATGGCATTGTGGATTAGCGGGTGCTTTGCGGCGTTGTTAGCGGGCTTTTTCGATCTACGAAATTTAGCTTTAATTGCTAACGTAGGCTCCCTGTCAGTATTTCTACTAATTTCGTTAATCGTAATTTTATTACGGCGACAGTATCCGGATTTGCCGCGACCATTTAAAATCCCATTTGGCAACTTAATTCCGGTAGCAGCAATGTTGATTTGCGCGCTTTTATTGGTCAACATTTCTTTTTCAGCGTGGGAATTTTATTTGGGATGGCTGGTAGTAGGCATTTTGCTATATGAACTATACTCTAAAAACCACATCATCGAACGAACCGATACTTGA
- the ald gene encoding alanine dehydrogenase, translating to MKIGIPKEIKAQEQRIGAAPITVANLIQAGHEVIIESGAGVGSGYPDEAYEEFGAKIGSVEDVWDCEMVIKVKEPLPEEYKYFRPGLIIYTYFHLAADRRLTEELLKSRVTSIAYETMVGPNGDLPLLFPMSEIAGRMAVQVGAHFLERPQSGKGLLLSGVTGVPRGKVTIIGAGTVGFNATKTAVGLGAQVTVLDINAQRLAEIDNLFSGKVQTLISNSYNIAKAVKEADLVIGAVLIPGALAPKLVTTAMVDSMEPGSVVVDIPIDQGGIFETSVKATTLKDPIYISHDVIHYTVANVPGAVPKTSTDALTSATVRYAIMIANQGVEEAANNRTILTGINTFNGQLTSKAVADSLNIEYTPFMS from the coding sequence ATGAAAATTGGTATACCTAAAGAAATTAAAGCGCAGGAACAACGGATTGGGGCTGCTCCAATCACGGTGGCAAATTTAATTCAAGCTGGGCATGAAGTAATTATTGAATCAGGCGCGGGAGTAGGCTCAGGTTATCCTGACGAAGCTTACGAAGAGTTTGGAGCAAAAATCGGCTCGGTAGAAGACGTTTGGGACTGTGAGATGGTCATTAAAGTTAAAGAGCCATTACCAGAAGAATATAAATATTTCCGTCCCGGACTCATTATTTACACCTATTTCCACCTCGCAGCGGATCGGCGACTAACTGAGGAATTATTGAAGAGTAGGGTTACCAGTATTGCTTATGAAACGATGGTCGGACCTAATGGCGACTTACCACTGCTCTTCCCAATGAGCGAAATTGCGGGAAGGATGGCGGTTCAAGTCGGGGCACACTTCCTGGAACGGCCACAATCTGGCAAGGGATTATTATTATCCGGAGTTACTGGTGTTCCTCGAGGAAAGGTTACCATCATCGGCGCTGGAACGGTTGGATTTAACGCCACTAAAACAGCAGTCGGCCTAGGCGCACAAGTCACGGTTTTAGACATCAATGCTCAACGGTTAGCGGAAATCGACAACTTGTTTAGTGGCAAAGTTCAAACGTTGATTTCTAATTCTTACAACATTGCAAAAGCAGTTAAGGAAGCCGACCTCGTAATTGGAGCAGTGTTAATTCCGGGCGCCTTAGCACCGAAGCTTGTCACTACCGCAATGGTCGATAGCATGGAACCAGGATCCGTAGTGGTAGATATTCCGATTGACCAAGGCGGAATTTTTGAAACCAGTGTGAAAGCAACCACTTTGAAAGATCCAATTTACATTTCCCACGACGTGATTCACTACACGGTTGCTAACGTTCCCGGGGCAGTGCCAAAGACCTCTACAGATGCCTTGACGAGCGCGACGGTTCGTTATGCAATTATGATTGCTAACCAGGGTGTGGAAGAAGCGGCAAACAACCGGACTATTTTAACCGGGATAAACACTTTCAACGGACAGTTGACCTCCAAGGCAGTTGCGGATAGCCTCAACATCGAATACACACCATTCATGAGTTAG
- a CDS encoding PspC domain-containing protein, translating into MKVNIHRSADNRIFAGVLGGLAEHYGWNASHVRIIYLLLSITPIFPGILVYLILWLLMGEPINYSKKRKTIN; encoded by the coding sequence ATGAAAGTTAACATTCACCGTTCAGCAGATAACCGGATATTTGCGGGGGTCTTGGGAGGATTAGCGGAACATTACGGGTGGAATGCGAGTCATGTACGGATAATTTATTTGCTCTTAAGCATTACACCCATTTTCCCTGGAATCCTGGTGTATTTAATTTTGTGGCTATTGATGGGAGAGCCCATTAATTATTCGAAAAAACGTAAAACAATCAATTAA
- the rpsI gene encoding 30S ribosomal protein S9, with protein MAEAQYRGTGRRKNSVARVRLVPGTGKITVNDRPIEEYIPFANLRQVVIQPFGVTETNGNYDVIANVNGGGFSGQAGAIRHGIARALLDVDPDFRAPLKKAGLLTRDPRMKERKKYGLKKARKAAQFSKR; from the coding sequence TTGGCTGAAGCACAATATCGCGGCACTGGCCGTCGTAAAAACTCCGTTGCTCGTGTACGTCTTGTACCGGGAACCGGTAAAATCACTGTAAACGATCGTCCAATCGAAGAATACATTCCATTTGCAAACTTACGTCAAGTAGTTATCCAACCATTCGGCGTAACTGAAACAAACGGCAACTATGACGTTATTGCTAACGTTAATGGTGGTGGATTCTCCGGACAAGCTGGCGCAATCCGTCATGGTATTGCTCGTGCTCTTTTGGATGTTGATCCTGATTTCCGTGCACCTTTAAAGAAGGCTGGTTTACTTACACGTGACCCTCGTATGAAGGAACGTAAGAAGTACGGTCTTAAGAAAGCTCGTAAGGCTGCACAATTCTCAAAACGTTAA
- the rplM gene encoding 50S ribosomal protein L13 — MRTTYMAKPGEVERKWYVVDATDVPLGRLSTVVASILRGKNKPTYTPNVDTGDFVIVINANKVKLTGHKATDKIYYHHTLHPGGLKMKTAGEMREKTPERLIETSVKGMLPHNSLGRKLGLKLHVYAGTDHKHQAQNPEKLDITNLI; from the coding sequence GTGCGTACAACATATATGGCTAAACCAGGTGAAGTAGAACGTAAATGGTATGTCGTTGATGCGACCGATGTTCCTTTGGGACGTCTTTCAACAGTTGTTGCATCTATTTTACGTGGTAAGAACAAACCAACATACACTCCTAATGTGGATACTGGTGACTTCGTTATCGTTATTAATGCAAACAAGGTTAAGTTGACTGGTCACAAGGCGACAGACAAGATCTACTACCACCACACATTGCATCCAGGTGGTTTGAAGATGAAGACTGCAGGTGAAATGCGTGAAAAGACTCCTGAACGCTTGATCGAAACATCAGTTAAGGGAATGCTTCCACACAACTCACTAGGTCGTAAGCTTGGTTTGAAGTTGCATGTTTATGCTGGTACAGATCATAAGCATCAAGCTCAAAACCCTGAAAAGCTTGACATCACGAACTTAATTTAA
- the truA gene encoding tRNA pseudouridine(38-40) synthase TruA, translating to MRYKITMAYDGTNFAGFQAQPNQRTVEGVLKRAVNKIAKNPQPEIPIFGSGRTDAGVHAFGQVVHFDLPIEMTANNMLHALNSILPLDTQVKKVEIVDEDFHARFTTHGKRYQYRMALGEFVDPFKRNYTGHWKFPISIKLIQQAIKDLEGTHDFSSFVASGSTAKNHVRTIYEAKAWKDEAQNEIIFEFYGNGFLYNMVRIMVAVLVEIGSKRRPVDDIPRLLAVKDRNQARGTAPASGLYLKEVDY from the coding sequence ATGCGTTATAAGATTACAATGGCTTACGATGGGACTAACTTTGCGGGCTTTCAAGCGCAGCCTAACCAACGAACGGTTGAGGGAGTGCTAAAACGTGCGGTGAATAAAATTGCGAAAAATCCCCAACCCGAAATCCCAATTTTTGGTTCTGGTCGAACAGACGCTGGAGTCCATGCTTTTGGGCAGGTAGTGCACTTTGACTTACCGATTGAAATGACGGCCAACAACATGCTACACGCGTTGAATAGCATTTTACCTTTAGATACGCAGGTAAAAAAGGTGGAAATCGTGGACGAAGATTTTCACGCACGGTTTACCACTCACGGCAAACGGTATCAATACCGGATGGCGTTAGGGGAATTTGTTGATCCATTTAAACGCAATTACACCGGACATTGGAAATTTCCGATTAGTATTAAATTGATTCAACAAGCAATCAAAGATTTAGAGGGCACCCACGACTTCTCGAGCTTTGTAGCATCGGGAAGCACAGCTAAAAATCACGTGCGGACCATCTACGAGGCCAAGGCGTGGAAGGATGAGGCCCAAAACGAAATTATTTTTGAATTTTACGGAAATGGCTTTTTATACAACATGGTGCGAATCATGGTGGCCGTTTTAGTTGAAATTGGTAGCAAACGGCGGCCGGTTGATGATATTCCGCGGCTTTTGGCGGTCAAAGACCGCAACCAAGCCCGGGGAACTGCTCCGGCAAGTGGGCTATATTTAAAAGAAGTCGATTATTAG